Proteins encoded in a region of the Triticum dicoccoides isolate Atlit2015 ecotype Zavitan chromosome 3A, WEW_v2.0, whole genome shotgun sequence genome:
- the LOC119270914 gene encoding aquaporin NIP4-1-like isoform X2, whose translation MDLDKTNTVGSDGAANGQDLEQARRGQELPPPAGHATKGLAVGHLIRELVLEGVATFLVVFWSCVAALMQEMHHSLTFPTVCLVVALTVAFVLGWMGPAHLNPAVTFTFAAFRYFPWRKLPLYVATQIAASVLACLSVNAIMSPHDDNFYGTVPRPPGAGARLPFLLELLASAVLMIVISTVAMSNASKAVVGIAIGAAVGTLGLVIGPVSGGSMNPARSLGPAIVFGRYTSIWIYVTAPVAGMLLGALFNKGVRQSDTIVGFLCGGRGASSRVVVVGRSVTGTPGTN comes from the exons ATGGATCTTGACAAGACGAACACGGTGGGCAGCGACGGTGCGGCGAACGGGCAGGACCTAGAGCAGGCTCGCCGCGGCCAGGAGCTTCCCCCGCCTGCCGGCCATGCCACCAAGGGCCTCGCCGTCGGCCACCTCATCCGGGAG CTGGTGCTAGAGGGCGTGGCGACGTTCCTGGTGGTGTTCTGGTCGTGCGTGGCGGCGCTGATGCAGGAGATGCACCACAGCCTGACCTTCCCCACGGTCTGCCTCGTCGTCGCCCTCACCGTCGCCTTCGTGCTCGGCTGGATGGGCCCCGCGCACCTCAACCCCGCCGTCACCTTCACCTTCGCCGCCTTCCGCTACTTCCCATGGCGCAAGCTGCCGCTCTACGTCGCCACGCAGATCGCCGCCTCCGTGCTCGCCTGCCTCTCCGTCAACGCCATCATGAGCCCGCACGACGACAACTTCTACGGCACCGTGCCGAGGCCGCCAGGGGCCGGCGCCCGGCTGCcgttcctcctcgagctcctcgCCTCCGCCGTGCTCATGATCGTCATCTCCACCGTCGCCATGAGCAACGCC AGCAAGGCGGTGGTAGGGATCGCCATCGGGGCGGCGGTCGGGACGCTGGGGCTGGTCATCGGGCCCGTGTCGGGAGGCTCGATGAACCCGGCGAGGAGCCTGGGCCCGGCGATCGTCTTCGGCCGCTACACCTCCATCTGGATCTACGTCACTGCGCCCGTCGCCGGCATGCTGCTCGGCGCGCTCTTCAACAAGGGCGTCCGGCAGTCCGACACGATCGTGGGCTTCCTCTGCGGCGGCAGGGGCGCGTCCAGCAGGGTGGTCGTCGTCGGTCGCTCCGTCACAGGAACGCCTGGAACGAACTAG
- the LOC119270914 gene encoding aquaporin NIP1-1-like isoform X1: MDLDKTNTVGSDGAANGQDLEQARRGQELPPPAGHATKGLAVGHLIRELVLEGVATFLVVFWSCVAALMQEMHHSLTFPTVCLVVALTVAFVLGWMGPAHLNPAVTFTFAAFRYFPWRKLPLYVATQIAASVLACLSVNAIMSPHDDNFYGTVPRPPGAGARLPFLLELLASAVLMIVISTVAMSNAVTHAKIYFTYMQPRGRRNFGPETNDRSLPLLILGLHAEQGGGRDRHRGGGRDAGAGHRARVGRLDEPGEEPGPGDRLRPLHLHLDLRHCARRRHAARRALQQGRPAVRHDRGLPLRRQGRVQQGGRRRSLRHRNAWNELAS; this comes from the exons ATGGATCTTGACAAGACGAACACGGTGGGCAGCGACGGTGCGGCGAACGGGCAGGACCTAGAGCAGGCTCGCCGCGGCCAGGAGCTTCCCCCGCCTGCCGGCCATGCCACCAAGGGCCTCGCCGTCGGCCACCTCATCCGGGAG CTGGTGCTAGAGGGCGTGGCGACGTTCCTGGTGGTGTTCTGGTCGTGCGTGGCGGCGCTGATGCAGGAGATGCACCACAGCCTGACCTTCCCCACGGTCTGCCTCGTCGTCGCCCTCACCGTCGCCTTCGTGCTCGGCTGGATGGGCCCCGCGCACCTCAACCCCGCCGTCACCTTCACCTTCGCCGCCTTCCGCTACTTCCCATGGCGCAAGCTGCCGCTCTACGTCGCCACGCAGATCGCCGCCTCCGTGCTCGCCTGCCTCTCCGTCAACGCCATCATGAGCCCGCACGACGACAACTTCTACGGCACCGTGCCGAGGCCGCCAGGGGCCGGCGCCCGGCTGCcgttcctcctcgagctcctcgCCTCCGCCGTGCTCATGATCGTCATCTCCACCGTCGCCATGAGCAACGCCGTAACTCACGCAAAAATCTATTTTACATACATGCAACCGCGCGGGAGACGAAACTTTGGGCCGGAAACGAACGATCGATCGCTTCCATTATTGATTCTTGGCTTGCATGCAGAGCAAGGCGGTGGTAGGGATCGCCATCGGGGCGGCGGTCGGGACGCTGGGGCTGGTCATCGGGCCCGTGTCGGGAGGCTCGATGAACCCGGCGAGGAGCCTGGGCCCGGCGATCGTCTTCGGCCGCTACACCTCCATCTGGATCTACGTCACTGCGCCCGTCGCCGGCATGCTGCTCGGCGCGCTCTTCAACAAGGGCGTCCGGCAGTCCGACACGATCGTGGGCTTCCTCTGCGGCGGCAGGGGCGCGTCCAGCAGGGTGGTCGTCGTCGGTCGCTCCGTCACAGGAACGCCTGGAACGAACTAGCCAGCTAG